A genomic window from Quercus lobata isolate SW786 chromosome 10, ValleyOak3.0 Primary Assembly, whole genome shotgun sequence includes:
- the LOC115965849 gene encoding nuclear intron maturase 4, mitochondrial, translating to MRLLGLPSVCKAHAILQSMNVAEVISSFSTIIGKSAGRLQSCVEYSSSTAANKDTDREIGKMTLAEKLACLVEESSCVNERKPKSRMELKRSFELRIKKRVKEQYMNQKFQDLMAKVIANPETLQDAYNCIRLNSNVDTSLDYDRTPFESIAEELCSGSFDVNANTFSISTKGARKETLVLPNLKLKVVQEAIRIVLEVVYKPHFSKISHGCRSGRGHSSALKYISKEISRTDWWFTLCINKKLDACILAKLKSIMEDKIEDPSLHAIIWSMFDSQVLNLEFGGFPKGHGLPQEGVLSPILINIYLDLFDREFYRLSMKYEALNPCFHTDQDESYSKLRSWFRRQLKGNDLNCKSEENVSLRVHCCRFMDEIFFAVSGSKDVALGFKSEILNYLQNSLHLDVDNETEILPCEGPQGIRFLGYLVRRRVRESPAVKAIHKLKEKVELFSLQKEEAWNAGTVRIGKKWLGHGLKKVKESEIKHLADSKSVLSQVSCFRKAGMETDHWYKLLLKIWMQDVRAKAAKSEEIILSKYVAEPSLPQELKDSFYEFQRRAKEYVSSETSSTLALLPNSSSNKSDTITEIIAPVNAIKKRLLRYGLATYEGYARTTSLLILQDNTQIIDWFSGIVCRWLRWYCECDNFSEVKLLISDQLRKSCIRTLAAKYRIYENDIEKRFDSELSRIPSTEEIEQEMANETSDTQAFDNDKALMYGISYSGLSLLSLARVVSESRPCNCFVMGCPSPAPCVYTLHVMERQKFPGWKTGFSSCIHPSLNRRRIGLCKQHLKDLYLGQISLQSIDFGAWK from the exons ATGAGGCTTCTGGGGTTGCCAAGTGTTTGCAAAGCACATGCTATACTTCAAAGCATGAACGTTGCTGAAGTCATTTCATCGTTTTCGACAATTATAG GTAAATCTGCTGGAAGATTACAGTCTTGTGTAGAATATTCTTCTTCCACTGCTGCTAATAAAGACACTGACAGAGAGATTGGAAAAATGACATTGGCGGAGAAGTTAGCCTGTCTTGTTGAAGAATCTTCTTGTGTTAACGAGAGAAAACCCAAGAGTCGAATGGAGCTCAAGAGGTCTTTTGAACTCCGCATAAAGAAGAGGGTGAAGGAGCAATACATGAATCAGAAGTTTCAAGACCTAATGGCCAAAGTGATTGCCAATCCAGAAACTCTTCAGGATGCTTACAATTGTATAAGGCTAAACTCAAATGTAGATACATCATTAGATTATGACAGAACCCCATTTGAATCCATTGCTGAAGAGCTTTGTAGTGGGAGTTTTGATGTCAATGCCAATACCTTCTCTATCTCAACAAAGGGTGCAAGGAAAGAAACCCTTGTCCTCCCCAATCTAAAGTTGAAAGTTGTTCAGGAAGCCATCAGAATAGTTCTAGAAGTTGTTTACAAACCCCACTTTTCTAAGATTTCTCATGGTTGTCGAAGTGGGAGGGGACACTCCTCGGCATTGAAGTACATCAGCAAAGAGATCTCTAGAACTGATTGGTGGTTTACATTATGCATAAATAAAAAGCTGGATGCTTGCATTCTTGCCAAGCTCAAATCAATAATGGAGGACAAGATAGAAGATCCCAGCTTGCATGCTATCATTTGGAGCATGTTTGATTCCCAGGTACTCAATTTGGAGTTTGGGGGTTTTCCTAAAGGCCATGGTCTGCCACAAGAGGGAGTTTTGTCTCCAATActaataaatatatatcttgACCTCTTTGACCGTGAATTTTACAGATTGTCAATGAAATATGAAGCTCTAAATCCATGTTTTCATACTGATCAAGATGAGTCCTATTCCAAGCTGCGCAGTTGGTTTAGGAGACAGCTGAAAGGCAATGATCTCAACTGCAAAAGTGAAGAGAATGTTAGTCTACGAGTTCATTGTTGTCGCTTCATGGATGAGATATTTTTTGCGGTCTCTGGTTCCAAAGATGTTGCTCTTGGTTTTAAGTCTGAGATTCTTAATTACTTGCAGAATTCTTTGCACTTGGATGTTGACAATGAAACAGAAATATTACCATGTGAGGGACCTCAGGGGATTCGCTTTCTGGGCTATTTGGTTAGAAGAAGAGTTAGAGAAAGTCCTGCTGTAAAAGCCATTCACAAGTTAAAGGAAAAGGttgaattattttctttacaaaaagAAGAGGCGTGGAATGCCGGGACCGTTAGGATTGGTAAGAAATGGCTAGGTCATGGTTTGAAGAAGGTTAAAGAGTCTGAAATCAAGCATTTAGCTGACAGTAAGTCTGTTTTGAGCCAAGTTTCCTGTTTTCGTAAAGCTGGGATGGAAACTGATCATTGGTACAAGCTCTTACTGAAGATATGGATGCAAGATGTTAGAGCCAAAGCAGCAAAGAGCGAGGAAATTATCCTTTCTAAGTATGTTGCAGAACCATCTCTTCCTCAAGAGCTGAAGGACTCCTTTTATGAATTTCAGAGGCGTGCTAAAGAATATGTTTCATCTGAGACATCTTCTACTCTTGCTCTCTTGCCGAATTCTAGCTCTAACAAATCTGACACAATCACAGAGATTATTGCTCCTGTTAATGCTATAAAAAAGAGGCTTTTACGATATGGATTGGCTACATATGAAGGGTATGCCCGTACAACTTCTCTGCTTATTTTACAGGATAACACCCAGATTATTGACTGGTTTTCAGGTATTGTTTGCCGTTGGCTTAGATGGTATTGTGAATGTGATAATTTTAGTGAGGTAAAGCTCTTAATTTCTGATCAACTTAGGAAATCTTGCATTCGTACTCTAGCGGCAAAATACCGGATATATGAAAATGATATAGAAAAGCGATTTGACTCAGAATTGAGTAGGATTCCATCTACTGAAGAAATAGAGCAAGAGATGGCCAATGAGACATCAGATACCCAAGCTTTTGATAATGACAAGGCTTTAATGTATGGGATATCTTATAGTGGTTTGTCTTTACTTTCCCTAGCAAGAGTGGTGAGCGAGTCACGGCCTTGCAATTGTTTTGTTATGGGATGTCCGTCTCCAGCACCATGTGTATATACACTTCATGTGATGGAAAGGCAGAAGTTCCCAGGCTGGAAGACAGGGTTCTCAAGCTGTATTCATCCCAGCTTGAATAGAAGGCGGATTGGGTTGTGTAAGCAGCATTTAAAAGATTTGTATCTTGGTCAAATATCACTTCAGTCCATTGATTTTGGTGCCTGGAAATGA
- the LOC115964191 gene encoding U-box domain-containing protein 26-like — MRESHMSIPHLFTCPISLDLFKDPVTLCTGQTYDRSSIEKWLAAGNLTCPITMQKLHDPSMVPNHTLRHLIDEWLHMGDQFDPEYLATIDSLTALKRNLESHDVTLENKLQTLEEIRNLSEVPSSRNSCLIQLRFLPLLLQLVFGKVKTTLSEGEDDLKFVDVALSCALRLLPLDEMECLNMLKEESKLASFLNLFEHGTDTVKISLCLLIEAISSSSETKELSAMLGKTNDLLHKVVLLVRDGSEAGIKALSALSSLQSNRENLVREGAIDGLITYIMSAEKGEKNLAPMAMATLEKLLGLETAKEELINNPNGIHAIVRMVFRVSDHEGSENAISLLMIICYDSLQAREEAIDAGILTQLLLLLQSQCNGRTKTKARMLLKLLRSKWDEDSKNV; from the coding sequence ATGAGAGAATCTCACATGTCCATTCCCCACTTGTTTACATGTCCAATTAGTCTAGACTTGTTCAAAGATCCAGTCACTTTATGTACAGGCCAAACCTATGACAGATCAAGCATAGAAAAATGGCTGGCTGCAGGTAATCTCACATGTCCTATCACAATGCAGAAACTCCATGATCCATCCATGGTTCCTAATCACACTCTACGCCATTTGATTGATGAGTGGCTTCATATGGGTGACCAATTTGATCCTGAATACTTGGCAACAATTGATTCTTTAACTGCACTAAAACGCAACCTTGAATCTCATGATGTCACCTTAGAAAACAAGCTCCAAACACTTGAAGAGATACGAAATTTATCTGAGGTACCTTCATCCAGAAATTCATGTTTGATCCAATTACGCTTCTTGCCTCTACTTTTGCAACTAGTTTTTGGAAAAGTAAAAACCACACTCTCCGAAGGCGAAGATGATTTAAAGTTTGTTGACGTAGCACTTTCTTGTGCTCTAAGATTGCTGCCTCTCGATGAAATGGAGTGTCTGAATATGCTTAAAGAAGAGTCTAAATTAGCATCATTCCTAAATTTATTTGAGCACGGCACTGACACGGTCAAGATAAGCTTGTGTCTTCTTATAGAGGcaatatcatcatcatcggAGACAAAAGAGCTTTCTGCTATGCTTGGAAAAACCAATGATCTCTTGCATAAAGTGGTTCTTCTTGTTCGCGATGGTTCTGAGGCTGGAATTAAAGCCTTatcggctttatcttcattgCAGTCTAATCGAGAGAATTTGGTCAGAGAAGGTGCGATAGATGGACTCATAACCTATATTATGAGTGCtgaaaaaggtgaaaaaaaCTTGGCACCAATGGCAATGGCAACACTAGAGAAGCTTTTAGGACTAGAGACTGCAAAAGAGGAATTAATTAATAACCCAAATGGCATTCATGCTATTGTTAGGATGGTTTTCAGGGTATCGGATCATGAAGGCAGTGAGAATGCAATTAGCTTGCTTATGATCATATGTTATGATTCCTTACAGGCAAGGGAAGAAGCAATTGATGCTGGAATTTTGACTCAGTTACTATTGCTTCTGCAAAGCCAGTGTAATGGTAGGACCAAAACAAAGGCAAGAATGCTGCTCAAGCTGCTTAGATCCAAGTGGgatgaagattctaaaaatGTCTAG
- the LOC115962673 gene encoding uncharacterized protein LOC115962673, translating to MGASKASISHLLPSSSLRNSNNLNSKAKPIQVKVPISKTPLQPNTNRRFFLFSLPLIPTTFLLFTPPPSPSNSNAHTAQKPTSLNYSALASFEPVSPEEREASATISRRVSEAVELLDKGRELQAQGDFNQALQYFTQVVEKYKDFAFSDYARVGRALALYEVGDRDEAIAEMEDVSISLKGYPEVHAALAAALYVDKHALLLAENQFTIATLLDPHYTDLSYVKETKHWPPSLVSSLQHFISLS from the exons ATGGGTGCTTCTAAAGCATCCATTTCccatcttcttccttcttcttcacttCGAAACTCCAACAACCTTAACTCAAAAGCTAAACCCATACAAGTAAAGGTACCCATCTCCAAAACCCCATTACAACCCAACACCAATAGGcgcttcttcctcttctctctccctttgaTTCCTactacttttcttctttttactcCTCCACCTAGTCCTAGTAATAGTAACGCACACACAGCTCAAAAACCCACTTCTCTAAATTATTCTGCTCTCGCCTCCTTTGAACCTGTGAGTCCTGAAGAGAGAGAAGCTAGTGCCACCATTTCTCGCAGAGTTTCAGAAGCTGTGGAGTTGTTGGACAAAGGGAGAGAGTTACAGGCTCAAGGTGACTTTAACCAGGCTCTTCAATATTTTACTCAG GTGGTTGAGAAATACAAAGACTTCGCCTTCTCAGACTACGCAAGAGTAGGAAGAGCATTGGCCTTGTACGAGGTTGGTGACAGAGATGAGGCAATTGCAGAAATGGAGGATGTGTCCATATCTCTGAAGGGATATCCAG AAGTTCATGCTGCTCTAGCAGCAGCCTTATATGTGGACAAGCATGCTCTACTGTTAGCTGAAAACCAATTCACTATTGCAACTCTGCTTGATCCTCACTATACAGATCTCTCATATGTAAAAGAAACAAAGCATTGGCCTCCAAGTTTGGTCAGTTCATTGCAACACTTCATCAGTCTTTCCTAG